A single window of Nicotiana sylvestris chromosome 3, ASM39365v2, whole genome shotgun sequence DNA harbors:
- the LOC104210888 gene encoding uncharacterized protein isoform X2, with amino-acid sequence MKLSSLTIMRQLVSGKMRDGRVNKLVEVKGLELYCSTFQSTDEVMRDYAVDSNSKGRESEANDDKYMLVPLDVSLSLSVNRSGRLEKDVPQYFLSIELNNVVVSLDEIQIQQILSICDYLLTCQLREKYGRFRPWWSPLGKKLKGWQIAWWQYAQQSVLLDVQQRLRRTSWKYLGERLNRRRKYVNLYKIKLKCLRQDQVIDVDVLHMLEEIEKKSEVDDILNYRSVAERELQDMLLNSSSSDVSNSVNTVKPLEDEHLPNKPRGWLNWLSRGMLGAGGTDDSSQFSGVISDDVVKDIYEATKFQPVLPPNDDAPADNKIYFSSLKFSIKQISATIRSMKLGYAIANMVLKGIFVGCETWEEGAVIIAEINSAEMLNPFNKQVVLRTRVNSDGGKPNIHQPSLSFQLDMSHLKQAATLSVKASIQPLHITCDLECVKNIMSLSSLLEHSCSLQDTILSSINKIQNINARLQTKIGHVLSNRKIVTWNVHILGITVLVPAGDANSDMQKMVLEAGELIFASKGDKDTLLASSCCTSDVVLGCQLQDLYDHFEINISDLEVKILTSYSSGNVNLLEKFSTNINLRLCIIPDESELKNCEVDIEVSSVLAHFSPLLYGAIMELIVDFDILRLSSDSLAPTTVNGSGVSAGFWFSIAANVKSIGFLIDFESDVENACSLMFLLQTLNIRFDGKESLEGRASVKDIKIHDYCGRSEGKSLTFCSSRSSSGSMYQDDNGVRIDRQTGDSDNKSSTNDPCILFHYKYYENSGFIGHECKLSLSDLDIHCYRFIIGVLVGFVDKLSKIRTSLRVAGNPLVNSNNCIPSFRSSLQNSGFFNFLITSVSEWASISLDHFPFITLTDTGSLNLGGFSNENFLEWWKVLNLRDSKGRNPKADIENKTNSQLPSSVKSSSQIYDAKKAYFIDLELSNCRVHFHEPPYVIGTLLFPNVKSALCICADYLDILCSAEGLALSSLQWTHMMQDFLWGPLTSSSSPTLNLRIRKESEKSPLKMSFSIQNVSCVLPPEFLAVIIGYFSLSDLSSPGLPITESSNSNTSKDNVCTEFMFEILDSNLFIPTGTSGSQFLKLDIRRLYSGFTQNGEAKFVLKDIPAECLVTEDEIAHRNDCLDLFGYDLSLSLMQLEEEASNCSGSFYGPTWANIILIAPFSADVWVRLPSQCECCDVVSCYPSCIMTIVKVCQLNAEGASLMIGCEAMMDMIDQFSSVNKQAEAFKSDILQFFLRKEGKKEKDASLPQATPENFMIIQASVRSMSIKLREQKGESVASDLIGEVNMQLLCSASLKNDELSRLRISFSYLQLFSSLNSVLLAECCSNSGLPVIVTTFSLSDHGANMLSVSMSLLDVWIHLSDWVAIINVLHSSSTKQPKILMTNSLSKNIAHVPFDQLKDDENDGPQNSYPCPNILTSEVNAGHVSGIHYVELESFSVQIHVPAWVRKDALNTSELKQGEKSMNYLRNMIYGNRHGLFTVGFQARNTKLFNFGTTMRLKIDLDKTWGTVELVKDDTTRTWPLFELFQVNLEAEICTSCIERIHAKVDLQCHCLDVWLSDHILYFWQFVDFECPAAGPSQFSVSQVKFEIQLRKFSLLLADGKWSSSGPLLELLMTNLLLCSNIAGNEMEGLVKCEVQVNYNNIDKALWEPFLEPWKVQLSIRRHDDHSLLSSDVTSNLHIESTTQLNLNLTESLIEVVSRAIEMTKNAWDVVQLTANSEIPSFLKSQISENLDTRSSPPYILQNLTSLPLEFHVYQQQQSGYGLEVPSVKGGKYLQPGSSIPVYVSESLEDQILRYRPAQSCDQFGDKKSVEPSHHYIIVQLEGTSFPSAPISMDLVGIRYFEVDFSKSSRKFDIDTTKNVPNSSINDGRNGRIEEKSGFIVPVVIDVSIQSYTKMVRLYSTVVVSNGTSVPLEVRFDIPFGVSPKILDPIYPGQQFPLPLHLAEAGRMRWRPLGNSYLWSEAHSIPNILSNENRISLLRSFVCYPSHPSSDPFRCCISVHDWCLASAVSPEKGFSLSNNILTQPLKAHSNVTYMLKSEKRNVHQLTLSSPLVLKNYLPEMVSVTIENAGVCRSADVSEVETSFFHVDSSHDLTITFDMPGYKPSAVKFPRAETFGEIAKFSGTRFSLSETITFDPQSSDGPLCVAIEKVMDAFCGAREICISVPFLLYNCTGFPLVVSESVNWAKGHFSVITSCYDVDEQDLILRKKDGLGILTSNQDMDTAANSNILPVAPLSNNLVTKSHDPKFSGTQSIEFDNSTVFHRGSQKHDKASLHWSRSYTSSQSSLKSCSLTEGDAWKVNCRMYSPNPSLSSSEIMVRLCRYLPNCLMDDIPNDSWSIAFSLVPPTGSTSVTVPQPSWKSGYVTSVSAVAAPFLGRTRIITFQPRYVISNACNKELCYKQKGTDGVFTLESGRHSHIQWTNTMRELLVSIKFAEPGWQWSGCFLPEHLGDIQVKMRNFLSGAVNMIRVEVQTADVSIRDDKIVGSSHGQSGTNLILVSEDDTGFMPYRIDNFSQERLRVYQQRCETFETMVHSYTSCPYAWDEPCYPHRLTIEVPGERVIGSYALDDVKDYAPVYLSMTPEKPQRTLIVSVHSEGAVKILSIIDSNCHVLSGMKTPHISQSKDRNKHVLKHENSSDCKERILVDIPYVGISLISSMPEELIFTCARDITVDFTQSVDQQRFSFQITSLQIDNQLTCTPYPVILSFDVSKTITSGVRTDLESSREPVLSLVVTKWNNRYLSLVSFEYISLRVADFHLELDQYVILSLFDFIKTLSSRLQSRALQHSNSTEHPLFDGVFTMNISNSIDQAPKKSNVNECYSVKIPVFHGSSDRTSLLPIIVPIGAPWQQIHLLAKRQKKIYVELFDVAPLKLTLSFSSSPWLLRYGVLTSGESLIHRGLMALADIEGAQIHLKQVILSHQLASWESVQEILIEHYTQQFLHEMYKVFGSAGVIGNPMGFARSMGLGLKDFLSAPVQSVFQTRAGFIKGMAEGTSSLLSNTVYALSDAATQFSKAAHKGIVAFTFDDQAVRSMERQQKGISSHSKGVINEFLEGLTGLLQSPIKGAERHGLPGVLSGIALGVTGLVARPAASILDITGKTAQSIRNRSKLHNRGSHRFRVRLPRHLTRELPLRPYSWEEAIGVSILREADDHIMLKDEMLVICKALRHDGKFVVLTERLILIVSCSSIVNYGKPEFQGVPANPEWLVETEIGIDSVIHADNDDDEVHIVGSSSDALLMQNHISQKRSWATRGKRWNNNPPTSLPLFQTNLVFASNDQAEDFLAVLLSTIDKAKERGRSSVHLLHQNNIRKI; translated from the exons GTGATTGATGTGGATGTTCTTCATATGCTTGAGGAAATAGAGAAAAAATCTGAAGTAGATGACATCCTAAATTACAGGTCTGTTGCTGAACGTGAGTTACAG GATATGTTGCTGAATTCATCTTCTAGTGATGTAAGCAACAGTGTCAATACTGTTAAACCTCTGGAAGATGAGCATCTACCCAACAAGCCCCGTGGATGGTTGAACTGGCTATCACGCGGCATGCTTGGGGCTGGAGGAACTGATGATTCTAGCCAATTTTCTGGTGTTATTTCAGATGATGTGGTCAAG GATATATATGAAGCGACAAAATTCCAGCCTGTGCTGCCACCAAATGATGATGCTCCTGCAGACAATAAAATCTATTTCTCTTCATTGAAGTTCAGCATTAAACAAATTTCTGCTACTATACGGAGCAT GAAGCTGGGTTATGCCATTGCCAACATGGTACTTAAGGGGATTTTTGTTGGGTGTGAGACTTGGGAAGAGGGTGCTGTTATCATTGCTGAAATAAACTCGGCTGAGATGCTCAATCCATTCAACAAACAAGTCGTTTTACGAACAAGG GTAAATTCTGATGGAGGCAAGCCAAATATTCATCAACCTTCTCTAAGTTTCCAACTTGACATGTCACATCTTAAGCAGGCTGCTACTTTATCTGTGAAG GCATCTATCCAGCCACTTCACATAACCTGTGATTTAGAATGTGTCAAGAATATTATGAGTCTTTCTTCCCTTTTGGAACACTCCTGTTCTCTGCAGGACACG ATTCTGTCGTCCATCAACAAAATTCAAAATATTAATGCACGACTTCAGACTAAAATTGG GCATGTCTTATCAAATCGCAAGATTGTTACATGGAATGTCCATATATTGGGTATTACCGTCCTTGTTCCTGCTGGAGATGCAAATTCCGACATGCAGAAGATG GTTCTGGAAGCAGGGGAATTAATCTTTGCATCAAAAGGTGACAAAGATACTTTATTAGCATCGTCTTGTTGCACTAGTGATGTTGTCTTGGGTTGTCAGCTTCAAGATCTCTATGATCACTTTGAGATTAACATTAGTGATCTTGAG GTAAAAATTTTGACTTCATATTCCTCTGGAAATGTCAACCTTCTGGAGAAATTTAGTACCAATATCAATTTGAGATTGTGCATTATTCCTGACGAATCAGAGTTGAAAAATTGTGAG GTTGATATTGAGGTTTCATCGGTTCTTGCTCACTTTTCACCATTACTATACGGGGCAATTATGGAACTAATTGTTGATTTTGATATTTTGCGTCTATCATCAGACTCCTTGGCGCCAACTACAGTTAATGGAAGTGGGGTATCTGCCGGTTTTTGGTTCTCCATTGCTGCAAATGTGAAATCTATTGGTTTCTtgattgattttgaaagtgatgtAGAAAATGCTTGCAGTCTCATGTTTTTGCTTCAGACATTAAATATTCG GTTTGATGGAAAAGAGTCCTTAGAGGGAAGGGCCTCAGTGAAGGATATAAAGATCCATGATTATTGTGGTAGAAGTGAAGGGAAAAGCCTTACCTTTTGCTCATCTCGAAGCTCGTCAGGATCTATGTATCAGGATGATAATGGTGTCAGAATTGACCGTCAAACTGGGGATTCCGATAACAAAAGTAGTACCAATGATCCGTGCATTCTGTTCCATTACAAATACTATGAGAATTCAGGATTCATTGGTCATGAATGTAAATTGAGTTTAAGTGATCTTGATATTCACTGCTACCGTTTTATAATTGGAGTTTTGGTAGGATTTGTTGATAAGCTATCTAAAATCAGAACTTCTCTTCGAGTTGCGGGCAACCCTTTAGTGAATAGCAACAATTGCATTCCTAGTTTTCGTTCCTCGCTTCAAAATTCTGGTTTCTTCAACTTTTTAATAACTTCTGTGTCTGAATGGGCAAGCATTTCATTGGATCATTTCCCTTTCATCACCCTAACAGATACTGGTTCACTTAATCTTGGAGGTTTCTCAAACGAAAATTTCCTTGAGTGGTGGAAGGTTCTCAATTTAAGGGACAGCAAGGGCAGAAATCCTAAGGCCGACATAGAGAATAAAACTAACAGTCAGCTTCCATCTTCTGTTAAGTCGTCTTCTCAAATTTATGATGCTAAAAAGGCGTATTTCATTGATTTGGAGCTCAGCAACTGCAGAGTTCATTTTCATGAACCCCCTTACGTGATTGGAACTCTTCTGTTTCCAAATGTCAAGTCTGCATTGTGTATTTGCGCCGACTATCTGGATATACTTTGCTCTGCTGAGGGTTTGGCTCTTTCTTCTTTACAGTGGACTCATATGATGCAGGATTTCCTTTGGGGTCCCTTGACATCCAGTTCCTCTCCAACTTTGAACCTACGTATCAGGAAAGAAAGTGAAAAGTCACCGTTGAAAATGAGTTTCAGTATCCAGAATGTGTCTTGTGTTTTACCGCCTGAGTTCCTTGCAGTTATCATTGGTTATTTTTCCTTATCTGATTTGAGCAGTCCCGGATTGCCTATTACAGAAAGCTCTAACTCTAACACTTCAAAAGACAATGTATGCACTGAATTTATGTTTGAGATACTGGACTCCAACTTATTTATACCGACGGGGACTAGTGGATCTCAATTTCTGAAACTTGATATACGACGGTTATATTCTGGTTTCACGCAAAATGGTGAAGCAAAGTTTGTGCTGAAGGATATTCCTGCGGAGTGCTTGGTTACAGAAGATGAAATTGCTCACAGAAATGATTGTCTGGACTTATTTGGATATGACTTATCTCTATCTTTGATGCAATTGGAAGAAGAAGCATCTAATTGTTCAGGTTCTTTTTATGGCCCCACTTGGGCAAATATCATCTTGATTGCGCCATTTAGTGCTGATGTATGGGTGAGATTACCATCCCAATGTGAATGTTGCGATGTCGTATCCTGTTATCCAAGTTGCATTATGACAATAGTCAAGGTTTGTCAACTCAACGCTGAAG GTGCATCACTCATGATTGGGTGTGAAGCAATGATGGATATGATAGATCAGTTTTCCTCTGTAAATAAACAAGCCGAAGCATTCAAATCTGATATCTTACAGTTTTTTCTACGCAAGGaggggaaaaaggaaaaagatgcaTCTCTGCCTCAAGCCACTCCTGAAAATTTCATGATAATCCAAGCTTCTGTCAGGTCAATGTCCATAAAATTGCGAGAACAGAAAGGAGAATCAGTTGCTTCTGATCTCATTGGGGAGGTTAACATGCAGTTGCTGTGTTCTGCCTCTTTAAAAAATGATGAACTCTCAAGGCTGAGGATCTCCTTCTCTTATCTACAGCTATTCTCATCACTGAACTCTGTTTTGCTTGCAGAATGCTGTTCTAACTCTGGCTTACCTGTTATTGTAACAACATTTTCATTGTCTGATCATGGTGCAAATATGCTTTCTGTTTCCATGTCTTTGCTAGATGTTTGGATACATTTGTCTGACTGGGTTGCGATCATCAATGTACTCCATTCTTCCTCTACAAAACAACCCAAGATCTTAATGACAAACTCATTATCAAAGAATATTGCACATGTCCCTTTTGACCAACTCAAGGATGATGAAAATGATGGCCCACAAAATTCCTATCCATGTCCAAATATTTTGACGTCTGAAGTAAATGCGGGGCATGTTTCTGGAATTCACTATGTTGAGTTGGAAAGTTTTAGTGTCCAAATTCATGTTCCTGCTTGGGTTAGAAAAGATGCTTTGAACACATCAGAGTTGAAGCAGGGCGAAAAGAGCATGAATTATTTACGAAACATGATTTATGGAAATAGACACGGCCTTTTTACTGTTGGCTTTCAAGCAAGGAATACTAAACTTTTTAACTTCGGGACTACTATGAGATTGAAAATTGATCTAGATAAAACCTGGGGTACAGTGGAGCTAGTAAAGGATGATACCACACGCACATGGCCCCTGTTTGAACTATTTCAAGTGAACCTGGAAGCTGAAATTTGCACTAGTTGCATTGAGCGTATCCATGCGAAGGTGGATCTTCAATGTCACTGTCTGGATGTATGGTTATCAGATCACATTCTTTATTTCTGGCAGTTTGTGGATTTTGAATGTCCAGCAGCTGGGCCTTCTCAGTTTAGTGTCAGTCAAGTGAAATTTGAAATCCAGCTTAGAAAGTTTTCTCTTCTTTTGGCTGATGGAAAG TGGAGTTCAAGTGGACCTTTGCTGGAGTTGCTCATGACAAACTTGCTTCTTTGCTCAAATATAGCTGGAAATGAAATGGAGGGTTTAGTGAAGTGTGAAGTCCAAGTGAACTACAATAACATTGACAAG GCATTGTGGGAGCCTTTCCTAGAGCCATGGAAAGTCCAACTAAGCATACGAAGGCATGACGACCATTCCCTTTTGAGTAGTGACGTTACTAGCAATCTTCATATCGAGTCGACAACTCAACTTAACTTGAATCTTACCGAGTCACTTATTGAG GTTGTTTCTAGGGCAATTGAGATGACTAAAAATGCATGGGATGTGGTACAGTTGACTGCTAATTCTGAGATCCCATCATTCTTAAAGTCTCAGATAAGTGAAAATCTGGACACCCGGAGTTCTCCTCCTTATATACTGCAAAATCTGACTTCGTTGCCTTTAGAGTTTCATGTCTATCAACAGCAGCAGAGTGGTTATGGCTTAGAAGTACCCTCCGTGAAAGGTGGAAAGTATTTACAACCAGGATCTTCTATTCCAGTTTATGTTAGTGAAAGTCTTGAGGATCAAATTTTACGCTATAGGCCCGCCCAATCCTGTGACCAATTTGGTGACAAAAAATCGGTGGAGCCATCACATCATTATATCATTGTTCAACTTGAGGGAACATCATTTCCTTCTGCTCCTATTTCAATGGATCTTGTTGGTATTAGATACTTTGAGGTCGATTTTTCCAAATCATCAAGGAAGTTTGATATTGATACAACTAAGAATGTTCCAAACAGTAGTATAAATGATGGAAGGAACGGTAGAATAGAAGAAAAAAGTGGCTTTATCGTTCCTGTAGTGATTGATGTGTCCATACAGAGTTACACGAAGATGGTGCGGTTGTACTCAACT GTAGTAGTATCAAATGGAACTTCTGTGCCTCTTGAAGTACGGTTTGACATTCCATTTGGTGTTTCTCCAAAG ATTCTGGACCCCATATATCCTGGTCAACAGTTTCCTCTTCCATTACATTTGGCTGAAGCAGGACGAATGAGATGGCGTCCTCTTGGTAATTCTTACTTGTGGAGTGAAGCCCACAGTATTCCAAATATTCTTTCAAATGAAAATAGAATCAGCCTTTTGCGCTCTTTTGTCTGCTATCCATCTCATCCAAGCAGTGACCCTTTCCGCTGCTGCATATCTGTGCATGATTGGTGCTTAGCGTCAGCTGTGTCACCAGAAAAAGGGTTTTCTTTGTCCAACAATATTCTAACACAGCCCCTTAAAGCTCATAGCAATGTAACTTACATGCTTAAGTCTGAGAAGAGGAATGTACATCAGTTGACTTTAAGCAGTCCATTGGTGTTGAAGAACTATCTTCCGGAGATGGTGTCCGTGACAATAGAAAATGCTGGTGTTTGTCGTTCTGCAGATGTGTCAGAG GTTGAAACTTCTTTCTTCCATGTTGATTCTTCACATGACCTCACAATAACTTTTGACATGCCTGGATATAAACCTTCAGCTGTGAAATTTCCACGTGCTGAAACATTTGGTGAAATAGCGAAGTTCAGCGGAACAAGGTTCTCTTTGTCGGAGACTATTACTTTTGACCCTCAGTCATCAGATG GTCCTCTGTGTGTTGCAATTGAGAAGGTGATGGATGCATTTTGTGGAGCTCGTGAAATATGCATTTCGGTTCCATTTTTGCTATACAATTGCACTGGTTTCCCCCTTGTTGTATCTGAATCTGTCAACTGGGCAAAAGGCCATTTTAGTGTCATTACTTCTTGCTATGATGTGGACGAGCAGGACCTAATTCTCCGCAAGAAAGATGGTCTTGGTATTTTGACTTCTAATCAAGATATGGATACAGCGGCGAATAGCAACATTCTGCCTGTAGCTCCCTTGAGCAATAACCTCGTCACAAAGTCACATGACCCTAAATTCTCTGGGACACAATCAATTGAGTTTGATAATTCAACAGTTTTTCACCGGGGTTCACAGAAGCATGATAAAGCATCGCTTCACTGGAGTAGGTCTTATACAAGTAGTCAATCCAGCTTAAAATCTTGTAGCTTAACAGAAGGTGATGCTTGGAAGGTTAATTGCCGGATGTATTCACCTAACCCAAGTTTGTCTTCAAGTGAAATTATGGTCCGACTGTGTAGATATCTACCTAATTGTCTGATGGATGACATTCCTAACGATTCTTGGTCTATCGCTTTTTCTCTTGTGCCACCTACTGGTTCGACCAGTGTAACGGTCCCACAACCATCCTGGAAATCCGGCTATGTAACTTCTGTTAGTGCTGTTGCAGCACCATTTTTGGGTAGGACAAGAATTATTACCTTTCAGCCAAG ATACGTAATCAGTAATGCATGCAACAAGGAATTGTGTTACAAGCAGAAAGGAACAGATGGTGTTTTCACATTGGAATCTGGAAGGCATTCTCATATTCAGTGGACGAATACAATGAG GGAGTTGCTAGTCTCTATTAAATTTGCTGAACCTGGATGGCAATGGTCCGGTTGCTTCTTGCCAGAACATCTAGGTGATATTCAGGTGAAAATGCGAAATTTTCTCTCTGGTGCCGTGAACATGATACGTGTGGAAGTTCAGACTGCTGATGTCTCTATTAGAGATGATAAAATTGTTGGGAGCTCTCATGGTCAGTCGGGGACAAACTTGATTCTTGTGTCAGAAGATGATACTGGCTTTATGCCATACCGTATTGACAATTTCTCCCAGGAG AGGCTACGTGTTTACCAACAAAGGTGCGAAACTTTTGAAACTATGGTCCATTCCTACACTTCTTGCCCTTATGCATGGGATGAACCCTGCTACCCTCATCGTCTCACTATTGAG GTTCCAGGTGAACGTGTTATAGGATCATATGCTCTGGATGACGTGAAAGACTATGCACCTGTATACCTATCCATGACTCCCGAG AAACCTCAAAGAACTCTTATTGTTTCTGTCCATTCTGAAGGAGCAGTCAAG ATTCTAAGCATCATTGATTCCAATTGCCATGTATTGAGTGGTATGAAGACTCCACACATCTCTCAGTCCAAAGATAGAAATAAACATGTATTGAAGCATGAAAATTCTTCTGACTGCAAAGAGAGAATATTGGTGGACATTCCCTATGTTGGTATCTCTCTAATAAGCTCTATGCCAGAG GAACTGATTTTCACTTGTGCAAGAGACATTACAGTTGATTTCACGCAGAGTGTAGATCAACAGAGATTCTCTTTTCAAATCACCTCTTTGCAAATTGATAACCAGTTAACGTGTACACCTTACCCTGTTATCTTATCATTTGATGTTAGTAAGACGATTACTAGTGGAGTAAGGACAGATCTGGAGAGCTCACGGGAACCGGTACTTTCATTGGTGGTGACGAAGTGGAATAATAGATATCTGTCACTAGTCTCCTTCGAGTACATAAGTCTAAG AGTAGCAGATTTTCATCTTGAACTTGATCAGTATGTGATCTTGAGTTTGTTTGATTTCATTAAAACTTTATCGTCAAGGTTGCAGAGCAGAGCGTTACAGCACTCTAATTCAACGGAGCATCCTCTTTTTGATGGTGTTTTTACTATGAACATCTCTAACTCCATAGATCAGGCACCAAAGAAATCAAATGTAAATGAATGCTACTCAGTTAAGATTCCTGTGTTTCATGGAAGCAGTGATAGGACCTCTCTGCTACCTATAATAGTTCCAATTGGAGCCCCGTGGCAACAGATTCACCTTCTTGCCAAAAGGCAGAAGAAGATTTATGTTGAGTTGTTTGATGTGGCTCCGCTGAAGTTGACTTTAAG TTTCTCAAGCAGTCCCTGGTTGCTTCGATATGGAGTGCTTACATCTGGAGAATCTCTTATACAT AGGGGTCTTATGGCACTTGCTGATATCGAGGGAGCACAAATTCACCTTAAACAAGTAATCCTTTCACATCAGCTTGCTAGCTGGGAATCTGTTCAAGAGATACTAATCGAGCATTACACACAACAATTTCTTCATGAGATGTACAAG GTATTTGGTTCAGCAGGAGTTATTGGTAATCCTATGGGGTTTGCGAGGAGCATGGGTCTTGGCCTTAAAGATTTCTTGTCTGCTCCTGTTCAAAGTGTTTTCCAG ACTCGTGCAGGATTTATTAAAGGCATGGCAGAAGGAACCTCTAGTCTTTTGAGTAACACCGTGTATGCCTTAAGTGATGCTGCCACCCAATTCAGCAAAGCTGCACACAAG GGTATTGTGGCATTTACTTTTGATGACCAGGCTGTTAGAAGTATGGAAAGGCAGCAAAAGGGAATATCCTCCCATAGCAAAGGGGTGATAAATGAATTTTTAGAG GGTCTGACAGGTCTATTACAATCACCTATTAAAGGGGCAGAGAGACATGGCCTTCCAGGAGTCCTCTCAG GCATAGCTCTTGGAGTGACGGGACTTGTGGCAAGACCAGCAGCCAGTATCCTTGATATCACCGGCAAAACTGCACAAAGCATCAGAAATCGGAGCAAACTCCATAATCGGGGATCTCATCGCTTTAGGGTCCGATTGCCAAGGCATTTAACTAGAGAACTTCCTTTGCGGCCTTACTCTTGGGAAGAAGCAATTGGAGTATCTATTCTTAGAGAGGCTGACGACCATATTATGCTCAAAGACGAAATGTTGGTAATTTGTAAAGCTCTTAGGCATGATGGGAAGTTTGTTGTCCTCACTGAGCGGCTTATATTAATTGTCTCCTGCTCCAGTATAGTAAATTATGGGAAGCCCGAGTTTCAAGGAGTGCCTGCTAACCCAGAGTGGTTGGTAGAAACTGAAATCGGGATAGATAGTGTAATCCATGCTGATAACGACGATGATGAAGTACATATTGTGGGAAGTAGCTCTGATGCATTGCTAATGCAGAATCACATTTCGCAAAAAAGAAGCTGGGCAACTAGGGGAAAGAGATGGAACAACAATCCTCCAACTTCGCTTCCGCTTTTCCAGACCAATTTGGTTTTCGCATCAAATGACCAAGCAGAAGACTTTTTGGCAGTACTTCTATCTACGATTGACAAGGCTAAAGAGCGAGGTCGGAGCTCTGTTCATCTGcttcatcaaaataatatcaggAAAATATAG